The window GCGCCTGCTTCCACCATGACTACGCCATCAGGGGAGCCTGCAACGATCAAATCCAAATCACCAGACTCAATTTCGCTGTAGGTCGGGTTAATAATAAAATCATCACCTACCAAACCGACGCGCACGGCTGCCATTGGGCCATTAAAGGGAATCTGCGCTAACAGGACTGCAATCGAAGCTCCCGTTACGGCTAGCACATCGGGAGGGACTCGCTCATCCATTGACACGGTGGTTGCCACCACTTGAATGTCATCTCGTAGCCAAGAGGGGAATAGGGGACGCAGCGGACGGTCAATGAGGCGACTAGTCAGGGTTGCTCTTTCCGGGGGACGACCCTCACGCCGGAGAAATCCGCCTGGAATCCGACCTGCTGCATAAAGTCTTTCTTCGTAGTCCACCAGCAAGGGCAGGAAATCAATTCCTTCTCGCCCTGCTGCTTGCGTAGCCGTCACTAGAACCGCCGTATCGCCCGATTGAATTAACACTGACCCACCTGCTTGAGGGGCCAGCAAACCAACCTTAAGTCGAATATCCCGTCCATCAAAGGATATTGACTTGTCTATCTCTACCATGTAGCGTTCGTTCCTTTGTTGTTCTTATTTTTTTCTTCTGAGGCAATCGTAGCACTGATGACCTTGTGCTGCCTTTACAGGAGAGTCTTTGCAGGCGATCGCGCAGAGGAATTAGCTAGAGCAATTTCTTAACTAATCCTCAATCTTTAGTCATCTAACTAAACAATAATTAATTAGGATTTTTGGTCGGGAATTGTTCAAGCAAATGGCTACTTTTGTCTCCCTGCCCTGCGATCGCCTCATGCCTGATTGGTGATGGAGCCGACGCTAGAGACAGCCGCGATTGACAGCGATTTGATCAGAGGGTTCAACAAGTTATTGATAAGCACATTCAGCTTAAAGACCGATATAGAATGAGGGCATCAACTTGACAGCCTTCAGCCAACTGTACGGCTTGGGGAATGCGGCCAATGGTGCTGAATCCTAAAGATTGCCATAGGCTGATGGAAGGGGTATTGGTGGCAAACACCAAGTTGAACATTACGGCCTTATATCCCAAAGTGGGGGCGATCGCTAACATCGTCTCTTCCATCCACCGCCCTATTCCCTGGCCTCTTAAGCTTGGTTGCACAATAAACCCAGCATTGCAGAGATGGCTGCATCGTCCCGGAAAGTTTGGTTTGAGATAAAACGCTCCTAAGATTTTTGGTGATTTTTGGCCCTCTAGATCGTTCATTGCCCGCACGACAAAAGCATCATGACTCGCCCAATAAGCTACAAATTCGCTTTCGCTCAGAGGTTGTATTTGGGGATAGGTTTGGCCTTCAGTAATGACAATATTCAGCAGTTCCCGAACCGACTCTCGATCGGCAAGCTGCATCCGATCTAACTCGGTTGACATTCCATTTCGAAGTATTTTGTAAAGCGGCAACTGGATATTCATCAAGTGATCAGCGAAAGAGTTGTCAGCCAAGAGTTTTTAGTTCGAGAAAATCATGACTATGCGCCTGGTTAGCTTCGGTAGGTTCTACTCCAACTTTTAATCCTGATAAAATTCGGCAACTTAAAATCGCATGGCAATTTTACACGGTAGTTGGTTACTGCAAACTTCCAGAAATGTTGCTCATCAGAGTGCCTCAGAACTAGGAGAGCATGCTCCGTCTCTTGATTTCGCAGGCTGTTTTTTTGTCTGGG of the Trichocoleus desertorum ATA4-8-CV12 genome contains:
- a CDS encoding GNAT family N-acetyltransferase; the encoded protein is MQLPLYKILRNGMSTELDRMQLADRESVRELLNIVITEGQTYPQIQPLSESEFVAYWASHDAFVVRAMNDLEGQKSPKILGAFYLKPNFPGRCSHLCNAGFIVQPSLRGQGIGRWMEETMLAIAPTLGYKAVMFNLVFATNTPSISLWQSLGFSTIGRIPQAVQLAEGCQVDALILYRSLS